In one Vanessa tameamea isolate UH-Manoa-2023 chromosome 10, ilVanTame1 primary haplotype, whole genome shotgun sequence genomic region, the following are encoded:
- the LOC113391889 gene encoding synaptic vesicle 2-related protein — MRRAKGYQDLDENVGDTRLSSPPMPPPQEIEMASVSVVPDDTFTVTQAVNALGFGWFQVKLSLYTGLCWMADSMEMTILSILSPALHCEWNISKYQQALTTTVVFMGMMLSSTFWGNISDRYGRKTALSMCGVLLFYYGLLSAVAPNFLWLLFLRGLVGFAIGCVPQSVTLYAEFLPTKQRAKCVVLLDCFWALGACLEVALALVVMPTLGVHWLLALSTIPLLIFAIICPWLPESARFHVASGQPDKALATLEQIAQDNGRPMLLGRLVCDDSVGIGQRGRLKHLLIPQLRNTSLLLWIIWMSCAFCYYGLVLMTTELFESDADGAEESCAADCRPLQTTDYMDLLWTTLAEFPGIFATIFIIEKYGRKKTMASQFVIFAICVCVLVYNGNRTFLTCVLFLARGIIAGLFQAAYVYTPEVYPTALRSTAVGACSGVARLGAMITPYVAQVLLKNSIVIATAVYSAAALVAAAACLALPIETKGREMKDTVSAAG; from the exons ATGCGCAGAGCTAAAGGTTATCAGGATTTGGATGAGAATGTGGGAGACACTCGGCTATCGTCTCCCCCAATGCCACCCCCACAGGAAATAGAAATGGCATCTGTGTCGGTGGTTCCCgatg ATACTTTCACTGTTACGCAAGCTGTAAATGCATTGGGATTTGGTTGGTTTCAAGTAAAACTTTCTTTGTATACTGGACTATGCTGGATGGCTGACTCGATGGAAATGACAATTTTAAGCATTCTCTCACCGGCACTTCATTGCGAATGGAATATAAGCAA gtatcaacaagcattaactacAACTGTAGTGTTCATGGGAATGATGCTCAGTTCAACGTTTTGGGGAAATATTAGTGATCGATATGGTAGAAAAAca GCGCTCAGTATGTGTGGAGTTCTATTATTTTACTATGGATTGTTGAGTGCAGTAGCTCCGAACTTCCTTTGGTTACTATTTTTGAGGGGTCTGGTAGGATTTGCAATAGGCTGTGTGCCCCAGTC AGTAACTCTGTATGCAGAATTTTTACCAACAAAACAGAGAGCAAAGTGTGTGGTTCTTTTGGAT tGTTTCTGGGCGCTCGGTGCATGTTTAGAAGTGGCACTGGCACTGGTTGTGATGCCCACTCTTGGAGTGCATTGGTTACTGGCGCTATCAACCATACCCCTGCTCATATTTGCTATTATATGCCct TGGCTTCCAGAATCGGCTCGATTTCATGTAGCGAGTGGTCAACCTGATAAAGCCTTAGCTACACTTGAACAG ATCGCACAAGACAACGGTCGCCCTATGTTGCTTGGTCGGCTGGTGTGCGACGATTCGGTCGGCATCGGTCAACGTGGACGATTGAAACATCTCCTGATACCCCAGTTGAGGAATACCAGTCTCTTACTATGGATTATATG GATGTCGTGTGCGTTCTGCTACTACGGGCTGGTGCTGATGACGACGGAGCTGTTCGAGAGCGACGCCGACGGCGCGGAGGAGTCGTGTGCGGCGGACTGCCGCCCGCTGCAGACCACCGACTACATGGACCTCTTGTGGACTACTCTTGCCGAATTTCCGG gtaTTTTCGCCACGATATTTATCATCGAGAAGTATGGCCGGAAGAAGACGATGGCGTCCCAGTTCGTCATATTCGCTATCTGTGTCTGCGTCTTGGTTTACAATGGAAA CCGAACGTTTTTGACCTGCGTCCTGTTTCTGGCGCGTGGCATTATCGCGGGACTGTTTCAAGCGGCTTATGTTTACACACCTGAG gtttatcCAACGGCGTTACGATCCACCGCAGTCGGCGCGTGCAGTGGAGTCGCGAGACTCGGCGCTATGATCACTCCTTACGTAGCCCAG GTGTTACTGAAGAATTCGATAGTGATCGCGACGGCGGTGTACTCCGCGGCGGCGCTGGTGGCGGCCGCCGCCTGCCTCGCGCTGCCCATCGAGACCAAGGGCCGGGAGATGAAGGACACCGTCTCGGCCGCCGGATAA